The Erythrobacter insulae genome window below encodes:
- a CDS encoding thymidine phosphorylase family protein yields MSKSEVISKKDRVRKLVPLKAKRLRLETQHEPIAIVHTQCTVARSEGLSERTRVELRVGDQKTIARLYQDEGQLVSVDEIGLSETTWRRLGIAEGDKVTLHHPRNVDSMSGLRSKVYGHRLTRQTAKAVFTDIVEGRYSDVQISAFIAALASQSPDLSEAVALTQAMVSIGDRLSWPGDVIVDKHCVGGLPGNRTTPIVVAIAAAAGLVIPKTSSRAITSPAGTADTMATMTHVDLSNEDMRRVVEREGGCMIWGGSVRLSPADDMIIRVERELELDCTSQMVASVMSKKIAAGSTHVLIDIPVGPTAKVRSPADAAELSEFLIGIGDAFGVRVEVALSDGLEPVGDGIGPALEAKDVLEVLECERDAPRELRERALRLAGMMLEMGGASSAGKGKEAATAILDDGRAMSKFVAICEAQGGFFRPPQSEFQHVLCAGRTGRIKGIDNRRIARLAKLAGAPLSPAAGLEIHVNLGDAVSAGQPLITLHGESVGELEYAVDYYLENKDMIEGVCE; encoded by the coding sequence ATGAGCAAGAGCGAAGTGATCAGCAAAAAGGACCGCGTGCGCAAGCTCGTTCCACTCAAGGCAAAACGGCTGAGGCTGGAGACACAGCATGAACCGATTGCGATCGTGCATACGCAATGCACCGTTGCGCGGTCGGAAGGGCTGAGCGAGCGGACCCGCGTGGAATTGCGGGTCGGTGATCAGAAAACCATTGCAAGATTATATCAGGACGAGGGGCAGCTTGTATCGGTCGACGAGATCGGTCTTTCGGAAACGACATGGCGGCGGCTGGGCATCGCAGAAGGCGACAAAGTGACCCTTCACCATCCGCGCAACGTGGATTCGATGAGCGGATTGCGCAGCAAGGTTTACGGACATCGCCTTACCCGGCAAACAGCGAAAGCCGTCTTCACAGATATCGTCGAGGGTCGTTATTCCGACGTGCAAATATCCGCGTTCATCGCGGCGCTGGCGAGCCAATCGCCGGATCTATCGGAGGCAGTCGCGTTGACGCAGGCAATGGTGTCGATCGGCGATCGGCTTTCATGGCCGGGAGACGTCATTGTCGACAAGCACTGCGTTGGCGGCTTGCCGGGGAATCGCACAACTCCGATCGTGGTCGCCATTGCCGCTGCGGCGGGCTTGGTGATCCCGAAGACATCTTCACGCGCGATCACGTCTCCGGCCGGAACGGCGGACACGATGGCGACCATGACGCATGTCGATCTCAGCAATGAAGATATGCGCAGGGTCGTAGAGCGAGAGGGGGGCTGTATGATCTGGGGCGGAAGCGTCCGGCTATCGCCAGCGGACGACATGATCATCCGTGTCGAACGCGAGCTGGAACTGGATTGTACTTCTCAAATGGTCGCGTCGGTCATGTCGAAGAAGATCGCAGCCGGGTCTACTCATGTCCTGATCGACATCCCGGTCGGGCCGACCGCGAAGGTCCGCTCTCCGGCAGATGCTGCCGAGCTTTCCGAATTTCTCATCGGCATCGGGGATGCTTTCGGTGTGCGCGTTGAGGTTGCCCTTTCAGACGGGCTGGAGCCGGTGGGAGATGGCATTGGTCCGGCGTTGGAGGCAAAGGACGTTCTGGAGGTGCTGGAATGCGAGCGCGATGCACCGCGCGAACTGCGTGAACGCGCTTTGCGTCTGGCAGGGATGATGCTCGAAATGGGCGGGGCCTCCAGCGCAGGCAAAGGCAAAGAGGCCGCGACCGCAATTCTCGATGATGGCCGGGCAATGTCCAAATTCGTCGCAATCTGCGAGGCGCAGGGCGGGTTTTTCAGACCGCCGCAATCCGAATTTCAGCATGTGCTTTGCGCTGGACGAACTGGACGTATCAAGGGCATCGACAACCGCAGGATTGCGCGGCTGGCGAAACTTGCAGGGGCCCCGCTATCACCGGCTGCCGGGCTTGAAATCCACGTCAATCTCGGGGATGCTGTTTCCGCTGGCCAGCCGCTGATCACGCTGCATGGCGAAAGCGTGGGAGAGCTTGAATACGCGGTCGATTACTATCTGGAAAACAAGGATATGATCGAGGGGGTCTGTGAATGA
- a CDS encoding ribose-phosphate diphosphokinase yields the protein MSALLFPLHAAPDLTQRLLDDPVIGQGEIEHRRFPDGESYLRLHTPVRGRKVILLCGLDRPDDRLVTLLLAADAARAQGGTEIGLVAPYLAYMRQDCAFQSGEAVSAQSFAAILSRHFDWLVTLEPHLHRIASLDEVFDIPAIAAQASGPIGDWIASHVAHPFLIGPDRESAPWIRRIARHAECNFAVLDKVRRGDRDVQITGSLEGLHSDMTPVIVDDIVSSGATMAAILDRVASKSSAKALYITVHALTSQTYGAGKIGNHAARFISCNAVPHPSNQIDIAAPLLRGVHQLLGRPETGSSL from the coding sequence ATGAGCGCGCTTCTGTTTCCGCTTCATGCCGCGCCTGATCTAACGCAGCGTTTGCTTGACGATCCTGTAATTGGACAAGGCGAGATTGAGCATCGCCGCTTTCCCGATGGCGAGAGCTATCTCCGTTTGCATACGCCCGTGCGCGGACGAAAGGTCATCCTGCTGTGCGGACTGGATCGCCCGGATGACCGATTGGTAACACTGCTGTTGGCGGCGGATGCTGCGCGGGCGCAAGGCGGAACTGAGATTGGCCTGGTTGCGCCCTACCTTGCCTATATGCGGCAGGACTGCGCATTCCAGTCAGGAGAAGCCGTTTCCGCTCAAAGCTTCGCAGCGATTCTTTCGCGGCATTTCGACTGGCTGGTCACGCTTGAGCCGCACCTGCACCGCATCGCCAGCCTCGATGAAGTGTTCGACATTCCGGCGATTGCGGCGCAAGCGAGCGGGCCGATTGGCGACTGGATCGCGAGCCATGTCGCACACCCTTTTCTGATCGGGCCGGACCGCGAGAGCGCTCCGTGGATTCGCCGGATTGCCCGGCATGCTGAATGTAATTTTGCGGTGTTGGACAAGGTCCGACGCGGAGATCGCGATGTGCAGATCACAGGATCGCTTGAAGGCCTCCATTCGGACATGACGCCGGTGATTGTCGATGATATCGTCTCAAGCGGCGCAACGATGGCGGCGATACTGGACCGTGTGGCAAGCAAATCATCTGCAAAGGCTCTTTATATCACTGTCCATGCGCTCACATCGCAGACTTATGGTGCGGGAAAGATTGGAAATCATGCCGCCCGCTTCATCAGCTGTAATGCCGTCCCGCATCCAAGCAATCAGATCGACATCGCCGCGCCATTGCTTCGCGGGGTTCACCAACTTTTGGGCCGACCGGAAACCGGATCGTCTTTGTGA
- a CDS encoding MgtC/SapB family protein, with amino-acid sequence MSAAFDAWLPMAGAFATGVLIGVERGWRLRDRESGQRVAGVRTFILLGLCGGVAGWLTAQQAEWVGAAIVTVAGLIILLGYHRQVDGEGRPDATSAIAAIATLALGFVAGFGSPEIGVALAAIVTLVLAFRAETHRWIASLDEADLKAAVRFAVIALAVRPFLPDHNMGPLEAWNPQQLWLVVILVTGFSFLGYIADRKLGAHRGTVLTAIIGGAYSSTAVTQSLAQRLRQKGSGSAECTGIALASAVMYLRVVLLVLVLAPRFFPSFIIIIAPPLIVSWIAGAWLWRDSSVGERTEIPRNPIALLPAIGFLAFVALAALAARWGLEQFGEEGIAVMLFLMGSMDVDVAIVTAGGLPEGAVGPWIASIALAGTILANMSVKLGITRVTGGAGSRPAALALLSSMVTLAASIAFWWVRS; translated from the coding sequence GTGAGCGCAGCATTCGATGCCTGGTTGCCGATGGCAGGTGCATTCGCGACCGGCGTATTGATCGGCGTCGAACGCGGTTGGAGGCTGCGCGATCGCGAATCAGGGCAGCGTGTCGCAGGGGTCAGGACTTTCATTCTGCTGGGTCTTTGCGGCGGCGTGGCAGGTTGGTTGACGGCGCAGCAGGCGGAATGGGTCGGAGCCGCGATTGTGACGGTGGCGGGCCTTATCATTCTGCTGGGCTATCACAGGCAGGTTGATGGTGAAGGGCGGCCCGATGCGACCAGCGCAATAGCCGCAATAGCTACGCTTGCGCTCGGATTCGTGGCGGGATTTGGATCGCCGGAAATCGGAGTTGCTCTCGCGGCTATTGTCACCCTTGTGCTCGCCTTTCGGGCCGAAACGCACAGGTGGATCGCCAGTCTGGACGAAGCGGATCTGAAGGCTGCGGTACGCTTCGCTGTTATCGCACTGGCTGTTCGCCCGTTCTTGCCAGACCACAATATGGGGCCACTGGAGGCCTGGAACCCGCAGCAATTGTGGCTGGTGGTGATCCTTGTCACCGGGTTTTCGTTTCTGGGGTACATCGCCGACCGTAAACTTGGTGCTCACCGCGGCACGGTGCTCACGGCCATCATAGGCGGGGCCTATTCTTCGACTGCCGTTACCCAATCGCTCGCGCAGCGACTGCGCCAGAAAGGCAGCGGTAGCGCCGAATGCACCGGGATCGCGCTCGCCAGCGCGGTGATGTATCTTCGCGTGGTTTTGCTGGTGCTGGTTCTGGCGCCGCGCTTCTTTCCGTCGTTCATCATAATCATTGCTCCGCCTTTGATTGTCTCATGGATCGCGGGGGCATGGTTATGGCGCGACAGCTCTGTTGGTGAACGCACCGAAATCCCGCGCAATCCGATCGCGCTTTTGCCTGCTATCGGGTTTCTCGCCTTTGTCGCGCTGGCCGCCCTGGCTGCGCGGTGGGGGCTGGAGCAGTTTGGCGAGGAAGGCATCGCGGTGATGCTGTTCCTGATGGGTTCGATGGATGTCGATGTGGCGATTGTGACGGCGGGAGGCTTGCCGGAAGGGGCCGTCGGCCCGTGGATCGCCTCGATAGCATTGGCGGGCACCATTCTCGCCAATATGTCGGTAAAACTCGGCATAACGAGGGTGACCGGCGGGGCTGGTTCAAGACCAGCTGCCCTCGCGCTGTTATCCAGCATGGTCACGCTCGCGGCGAGCATTGCGTTCTGGTGGGTAAGATCCTGA